In Ketobacter sp. MCCC 1A13808, the sequence TCATTAGACGCCGATAAGCCCGCTTTAACTCCGATGCCCCCGCATCCGGATTCACCGCCAGGATTTCATAAGCCCGCGCCAATTCATCCTGAGGCGATAGGGGTTCGCTGCCACTTTGGCGGAATTCCTGGTGAGCCTGTGCACTGCGTACTATTTTTTCCAGGGTAGACAAACGAAAGCGTATGGATTGCGCTATATGGCTCAGCGCAGCCCATTCTTTTTGATCCAGCTTGCCATCCGCCAGCGCCCCCTGCACCAGTATTTCCATGAAAATCTGTAGCAACGTTGGCTGACGGCCACAGGTATTGCGGAGTTCCAACAATTCAGCAGAAATATCCTGACTGGATTTTCCCTGATCAAACAGCTCAATAGCGTTGCGCTTTCGCTCTGGCGATAGCCCCATACGCTCCATTACTGCAGTGGTCCACTGGATTTCTGCATCACACACGGCGCCATCGCATTTGGCTATCTTTCCCAGCGCAACAAATGTAGCCTGAAAAAAAGCTTGCTGAGTAGCGGAATCACGGGCGCTGGGCTTGGGCTGAGCGAATTGGTACAAACTGGAACTGAGCTGGATAATAATATCGAACTGGTGACCCAGCCACCCCCCCAACAACGAACCAACAACGCCGAGAGGGCCTCCCCCGGCGAGAAAGTAACCGCTAAACAGCCCCACCAACGGGCCAATCCATACAAAGGATGTCACTGCCTTACTCCTTTAAATTCTGTTCAACACGCTGAAGTCGTTCGGGCGTACCCACGTCCACCCAATAACCCGCGTAAAATTCACCACTGACCTGATCGCGTTCAATCGCTTGCCGAAGCACTGGCCCCAACGGGAAGCGGCCCGGCGCACAATCCCGAAATAACGCCGGTGCTAACACACTGAGACCACTGAACGTGAGCAAATCGGCGCCCTGATTTTGCACCCGACCTTCGGCAGTCAGCGCGAAGTCACCACCGGTATTATGGTCGGGATTTCCCACCAGGATTAAACGGGCCAGGTCATTAGTTGAGGCAAACTCGCGGCTTTTCTGCACAATGGACGCTAAAGGGTAATCTGTCCAGACATCGCCATTAATAGCCAGAAATGGCTGCTCACCCAGTAAGGTTAGCGCATTATATATACCACCGCCGGTTTCTAATAACTCCGGCTCGGTTACAAGGTGAACCTGCATCCGATCGTCGTGCCAGCCCTGCAAAAAATCCTCGATATCTTCCGCCCGGTAAAACGCATTGACCACAACATCATCAAAGCCCGCGGCAACAAGGCGCTCCAGATGATGCTGCAATAGCGGTTTCCGGGCGATCTTGAGCAACGGTTTCGGACAGTTCCGGGTCAATTCGCCCATCCTTTCCCCCCGCCCTGCGGCCAATACCATGGCCTTCATACAAGGGGCTCCAGCAATTCACCGGAGCCGGGTTGCCTGCTCACTAATTCTGCGGCCACCCGCTGCTGTAGCCACGCTTTGAGACGGACTACCG encodes:
- the murU gene encoding N-acetylmuramate alpha-1-phosphate uridylyltransferase MurU, coding for MKAMVLAAGRGERMGELTRNCPKPLLKIARKPLLQHHLERLVAAGFDDVVVNAFYRAEDIEDFLQGWHDDRMQVHLVTEPELLETGGGIYNALTLLGEQPFLAINGDVWTDYPLASIVQKSREFASTNDLARLILVGNPDHNTGGDFALTAEGRVQNQGADLLTFSGLSVLAPALFRDCAPGRFPLGPVLRQAIERDQVSGEFYAGYWVDVGTPERLQRVEQNLKE
- the djlA gene encoding co-chaperone DjlA produces the protein MTSFVWIGPLVGLFSGYFLAGGGPLGVVGSLLGGWLGHQFDIIIQLSSSLYQFAQPKPSARDSATQQAFFQATFVALGKIAKCDGAVCDAEIQWTTAVMERMGLSPERKRNAIELFDQGKSSQDISAELLELRNTCGRQPTLLQIFMEILVQGALADGKLDQKEWAALSHIAQSIRFRLSTLEKIVRSAQAHQEFRQSGSEPLSPQDELARAYEILAVNPDAGASELKRAYRRLMSKHHPDKLMSKGMPKDMLEIAKEKTQAIRSAYELIVSVRKQQ